Proteins encoded in a region of the Anopheles ziemanni chromosome 2, idAnoZiCoDA_A2_x.2, whole genome shotgun sequence genome:
- the LOC131284723 gene encoding leucine--tRNA ligase, cytoplasmic, protein MANERKGTFKVEYLQKIEREVQERWQRDKVYDADAPKQPRKRDDEKFLVTFPFPYMNGRLHLGHAFSMSKAEFAVRFQRLKGKQVLFPFGFHCTGMPIKACADKLKREIELYGCPPVFPREDTVVVEVPADRDVVPKDKSKGKKSKATAKAGAAKFQWQIMQSLGLTDDEIAKFANTDHWLDYFPPLAISDLKALGTHVDWRRTFITTDANPFFDSFVRWQYNHLRARGKIMYGKRHSIYSPKDGQPCMDHDRATGEGVGPQEYTLIKMKVTGKLPEKLSTVVSKQPVYLVCGTLRPETMYGQTNCWVHPDIKYIAFETVKKEVWICTRRAARNMAYQGFSAVEGEIKELAELVGQDIMGLALSAPLTSHKTIYTLPMLSIKEDKGTGIVTSVPSDSPDDYAALVDLQKKQPFREKYGITDEMVLPYQPIPIIEVPGLGNLCAVYAYDKFKIQSQNDRDKLIEAKELVYLKGFYDGVMLVGEHKGKKVQDVKKDLRQYLVDRNEADVYYEPEKTIMSRSGDVCVVALCNQWYLNYGEEVWQKQAVDLLGTMKLYHDEVARNFEHCLGWLHEYACSRTYGLGTKLPWDEQWLIESLSDSTIYMAFYTVAHLLQAGSFRGENPSPLGIKAADMTPEVWDYIFFADAKPPSKSRVKRDAWEQLKREFNYWYPVDLRVSGKDLIQNHLTFFLYNHIAIWPKEPSKWPRGVRCNGHLLLNSAKMSKSEGNFLTLYESIAKFSADGTRLCLADAGDSIEDANFVVANADAGILRLYTFIEWVRETLTSKAVLRKGPKDATFNDQVFASEMNLLTKQTGDHYEAMLFKEALRTGFFEFQTARDKYRELCGADGMHVDLVVEFISRQALLIAPICPHVAEHIWCNLLGNKQSILHASWPSVGVIDEGKIKCSAYLMEAVHSFRLALKNFTQLKVVGKGGKAPAGGPPVKPSDATIWVAKTFPPWQLCVLDTMRVLYDNGGGALPENKDIASALANNRMLDKYKKRVMPFAQMVRERVEAVGRQAMDPTLAFDEREVLERNAEYLRKSLELENLTLRYTDEDDTPEKTREEVRPGVPFIAFTVKPFVTVTLENPVERSGLFTVTLNLSDSDTSKTLKEKVAKQIGFKADLSALEIMRFEDPILGPRSLPTFKDYRSGKVTLEEGGFKVLPEEKQVLLNNAGSKDLNIGTCFIYIIN, encoded by the exons ATG GCGAACGAAAGGAAGGGAACTTTCAAGGTAGAATACCTGCAGAAAATCGAACGGGAAGTACAGGAGCGCTGGCAGCGCGACAAAGTGTACGATGCGGATGCACCGAAACAGCCACGCAAGCGGGACGACGAAAAATTTCTCGTCACCTTCCCCTTTCCCTACATGAACGGTCGCCTTCATCTTGGTCATGCATTCTCCATGTCGAAGGCGGAATTTGCCGTTCGCTTCCAACGGCTCAAAGGAAAGCAGGTGCTTTTTCCGTTCGGCTTCCACTGCACCGGCATGCCAATCAAAGCGTGCGCCGATAAGCTGAAGCGCGAAATCGAACTGTACGGTTGTCCGCCAGTCTTTCCCCGCGAGGACACGGTGGTGGTTGAAGTGCCCGCAGATCGCGACGTGGTGCCGAAAGATAAGAGCAAGGGCAAGAAAAGCAAGGCGACTGCAAAAGCTGGCGCTGCCAAGTTTCAGTGGCAGATAATGCAAAGTTTAGGACTGACCGACGACGAGATTGCTAAGTTTGCCAACACCGACCACTGGTTGGATTATTTTCCTCCACTTGCAATTAGCGATCTGAAGGCGCTCGGAACGCATGTCGATTGGAGGCGCACGTTTATCACGACGGACGCGAATCCGTTCTTCGATTCGTTCGTGCGCTGGCAGTACAACCATCTGCGGGCTCGCGGGAAGATTATGTACGGCAAGCGTCACTCCATCTACTCGCCAAAGGATGGCCAACCGTGCATGGACCACGATCGTGCAACGGGTGAGGGCGTCGGACCGCAGGAGTACACGTTGATCAAGATGAAAGTGACAGGAAAGTTGCCGGAGAAGCTTTCCACCGTTGTTAGCAAGCAACCGGTGTATCTGGTATGTGGTACGCTCCGTCCGGAGACGATGTATGGTCAGACGAACTGTTGGGTGCACCCGGACATTAAGTACATCGCGTTCGAGACGGTCAAGAAAGAGGTGTGGATTTGTACACGCCGTGCGGCTCGGAACATGGCGTACCAGGGATTCAGCGCGGTCGAGGGAGAAATAAAGGAACTCGCCGAGCTGGTCGGGCAGGACATTATGGGGTTGGCGCTTTCGGCTCCGCTTACATCGCACAAAACCATCTACACGCTGCCGATGCTGTCGATCAAAGAGGACAAGGGCACGGGAATCGTAACGTCTGTCCCGTCCGACTCGCCCGATGACTATGCGGCGCTGGTAGATCTGCAGAAAAAGCAACCGTTCCGGGAGAAGTATGGCATCACGGACGAGATGGTGCTGCCGTACCAACCGATCCCGATCATCGAAGTGCCGGGTTTGGGTAACCTTTGTGCGGTGTACGCGTACGATAAGTTTAAGATCCAGAGCCAGAACGATCGTGACAAGCTGATCGAAGCGAAAGAGCTGGTCTATCTGAAAGGCTTCTACGACGGAGTGATGCTGGTCGGTGAGCACAAGGGCAAGAAGGTGCAGGACGTTAAGAAGGACCTCCGACAGTACCTTGTCGATCGCAACGAAGCGGACGTTTACTACGAGCCGGAGAAAACCATCATGTCCCGCTCGGGAGATGTGTGCGTGGTGGCCCTGTGCAACCAGTGGTACCTAAACTACGGCGAGGAAGTGTGGCAGAAGCAGGCGGTCGATCTGCTGGGCACGATGAAACTCTACCACGACGAGGTGGCACGCAATTTCGAGCACTGTCTCGGCTGGCTGCACGAGTACGCCTGCTCCCGCACGTACGGTCTCGGCACGAAGCTGCCTTGGGACGAACAGTGGCTCATCGAGTCGCTGTCCGATTCGACCATCTACATGGCGTTCTACACGGTGGCGCATCTGCTGCAGGCCGGATCGTTCCGCGGGGAAAACCCGAGCCCACTGGGCATTAAGGCCGCGGACATGACGCCGGAAGTGTGGGACTACATTTTCTTCGCCGACGCAAAGCCACCGTCCAAGAGTCGCGTCAAGCGAGATGCTTGGGAGCAGCTAAAGCGTGAGTTCAACTACTGGTATCCGGTCGATCTGCGTGTGTCCGGAAAGGATCTGATCCAGAACCATCTGACGTTCTTCCTGTACAACCACATTGCCATCTGGCCGAAGGAACCATCCAAGTGGCCCCGCGGCGTCCGTTGCAACGGCCACCTGCTGCTCAATTCGGCCAAGATGTCGAAATCCGAAGGAAACTTCCTCACGCTCTACGAGTCGATCGCAAAGTTCAGCGCGGACGGCACTCGTCTCTGTCTGGCCGACGCTGGCGATAGTATTGAAGATGCTAACTTTGTCGTGGCCAACGCGGACGCTGGTATTCTACGCCTGTACACGTTCATCGAGTGGGTGCGGGAAACGCTCACCTCGAAGGCGGTGCTGCGAAAGGGCCCCAAGGATGCTACCTTCAACGATCAGGTGTTCGCGAGCGAAATGAACCTCCTGACCAAGCAAACGGGTGACCACTACGAGGCGATGCTGTTCAAGGAGGCACTTCGAACGGGCTTTTTCGAGTTCCAGACGGCCCGCGATAAGTACCGGGAGCTGTGCGGCGCGGATGGCATGCATGTGGACCTGGTGGTGGAGTTCATTAGCCGGCAGGCTCTGCTGATTGCTCCGATCTGCCCGCATGTCGCCGAACACATCTGGTGCAATCTCCTGGGCAACAAGCAGTCGATCCTGCACGCCTCCTGGCCGTCGGTTGGCGTTATCGACGAGGGAAAGATCAAGTGTTCGGCCTACCTGATGGAAGCGGTCCATTCGTTCCGTTTGGCGCTGAAGAACTTCACCCAACTGAAGGTGGTGGGTAAAGGAGGAAAGGCTCCGGCTGGTGGGCCACCGGTAAAACCGAGTGATGCCACAATCTGGGTGGCCAAAACGTTCCCACCGTGGCAGCTGTGCGTGCTCGATACGATGCGCGTGCTGTACGATAACGGAGGTGGAGCGCTGCCGGAAAATAAGGACATTGCGAGCGCGCTGGCTAACAATCGAATGCTTGATAAGTATAAGAAGCGTGTCATGCCTTTCGCGCAGATGGTGCGTGAACGCGTGGAAGCGGTCGGCAGGCAAGCGATGGACCCGACGCTGGCCTTTGACGAGCGGGAGGTGCTGGAGCGTAACGCCGAATATCTGCGTAAGTCGCTGGAGCTCGAGAACCTTACCCTCCGCTACACGGACGAAGATGACACACCGGAAAAGACGCGAGAAGAGGTTCGACCCGGCGTGCCCTTCATCGCCTTTACAGTGAAACCGTTTGTGACGGTAACGCTGGAGAATCCAGTCGAGCGGTCGGGATTGTTTACGGTGACACTGAATCTGTCGGACAGCGATACGAGCAAAACGCTCAAGGAAAAGGTTGCGAAGCAAATCGGCTTCAAAG CGGACCTATCGGCACTGGAAATCATGCGCTTTGAAGATCCGATTCTCGGCCCACGAAGTCTTCCTACTTTCAAGGACTATCGGAGTGGCAAAGTAACGCTTGAAGAGGGAGGATTCAAAGTTCTGCCGGAGGAAAAGCAAGTTCTGCTAAACAATGCTGGGTCCAAGGATTTGAACATTGGAACATGTTTTATCTACATTATCAACTAA
- the LOC131284746 gene encoding trypsin-1-like translates to MSIKIAAALALLAVVAVSVEAQNRLIQPLPRFFARPRYAVGGQRVVGGFEIDVSEAPYQVSLQYYNRHNCGGSVLNSKWVLTAAHCTFGAPESALSVRYGSSKHATGGTVVPVKRVVMHPGYNSATIDYDFSMLELESEVTFSESVQPVALPEQDEEVEDGTLTTVSGWGNTQSASESNEVLRAANVPTVNQKECDNAYESFGGVTDRMLCAGYKQGGKDACQGDSGGPLVTEGKLVGVVSWGYGCAKAGYPGVYSRVAAVRKWVRENSGV, encoded by the coding sequence ATGTCGATCAAGATTGCAGCTGCACTAGCCCTCTTGGCCGTGGTGGCCGTCAGCGTTGAGGCCCAGAACCGCCTTATTCAACCTCTGCCGAGATTCTTCGCACGGCCACGATATGCCGTCGGTGGACAACGTGTCGTCGGTGGATTCGAGATCGACGTGTCCGAGGCTCCGTATCAGGTGTCTCTACAGTACTACAATCGTCACAACTGCGGTGGTTCCGTCCTGAACAGCAAGTGGGTGCTGACTGCCGCTCACTGCACATTCGGAGCCCCTGAGTCCGCCCTGTCCGTGCGATACGGATCTTCAAAGCACGCTACCGGAGGTACTGTGGTCCCTGTAAAGCGCGTCGTCATGCATCCAGGATACAACTCTGCCACGATCGACTACGATTTCTCGATGCTGGAATTGGAGAGCGAGGTCACCTTCAGTGAATCAGTTCAGCCGGTCGCTCTTCCGGAACAGGACGAGGAGGTTGAGGATGGCACCCTTACGACCGTGTCCGGATGGGGTAACACCCAGAGCGCCAGCGAGTCTAATGAAGTTCTGCGAGCTGCCAATGTGCCTACGGTGAACCAGAAGGAGTGCGACAACGCCTACGAATCGTTCGGAGGAGTTACTGACCGCATGCTGTGCGCCGGATACAAGCAGGGAGGCAAGGATGCCTGCCAGGGTGATTCCGGTGGCCCGTTGGTAACTGAGGGCAAGCTGGTCGGCGTCGTGTCCTGGGGATACGGCTGTGCCAAGGCCGGATATCCGGGAGTGTACTCTCGTGTCGCTGCCGTTCGCAAGTGGGTGCGCGAGAACAGCGGAGTGTAA
- the LOC131284735 gene encoding NADH dehydrogenase [ubiquinone] iron-sulfur protein 2, mitochondrial-like, protein MVFTMFNTAARHAASNIAISNRLLIKVASVVNLQPSRGAGKWFPDEEFIGQFKGPVMYPDQVTSRWKLPPWNSKIAPVEKTVRNLTLNFGPQHPAAHGVLRLVLELDGETVMRADPHIGLLHRGTEKLIEYKTYTQALPYFDRLDYVSMMCNEQCYSLAVEKLLNIDVPLRAKYIRVLFGEITRILNHIMAVGTHALDIGALTPFFWLFEEREKMMEFYERVSGARMHAAYIRPGGVFLDLPLGLLDDIHEFAAKFGERLDEVEDVLTTNRIWVQRTVDIGVVSAEDALNYGFSGVMLRGSGIKWDLRKAQPYDAYNLVEFDVPIGTKGDCYDRYLCRVEEMRQSLRIINQCLNQMPAGEIKTDDAKLTPPSRAEMKTSMEALIHHFKLFTQGYQVPPGATYTAIEAPKGEFGVYLVSDGSSRPYRCKIKAPGFAHLAALDKIGRHHMLADVVAIIGTLDVVFGEIDR, encoded by the coding sequence ATGGTATTTACAATGTTCAATACCGCGGCAAGACACGCCGCTTCGAATATTGCTATAAGCAACAGGCTGCTAATAAAGGTCGCCTCTGTAGTTAATTTACAGCCGTCCCGAGGTGCTGGTAAATGGTTCCCGGATGAGGAGTTTATTGGTCAGTTCAAGGGCCCAGTCATGTACCCGGACCAGGTGACATCGCGCTGGAAGTTGCCGCCCTGGAACAGCAAGATTGCGCCGGTAGAGAAGACGGTTCGAAACCTTACTCTCAACTTTGGCCCCCAACATCCGGCGGCACACGGAGTGCTGCGGTTGGTCCTCGAGCTAGACGGCGAAACGGTGATGCGGGCGGATCCGCACATTGGGCTGCTGCATCGCGGGACCGAGAAGCTGATCGAGTACAAAACCTATACCCAGGCGCTGCCTTACTTCGATCGTCTTGACTACGTGTCGATGATGTGCAACGAGCAGTGTTACTCGCTCGCCGTTGAGAAGCTGCTCAACATCGATGTTCCTCTGCGGGCCAAGTACATACGGGTGCTGTTCGGTGAAATCACTCGTATCCTAAACCACATTATGGCCGTCGGAACGCACGCCCTCGACATCGGTGCCCTCACACCGTTCTTTTGGTTGTTCGAGGAGCGCGAAAAGATGATGGAGTTCTACGAGCGTGTCTCCGGTGCACGCATGCATGCAGCTTACATCCGTCCAGGCGGTGTGTTTCTGGATTTGCCGCTCGGTCTGCTCGACGACATACACGAGTTCGCGGCCAAGTTTGGCGAGCGGTTGGACGAAGTTGAGGACGTGCTGACGACCAACCGGATCTGGGTGCAGCGCACGGTCGACATCGGCGTCGTGTCGGCAGAAGATGCTCTCAACTATGGCTTCAGCGGCGTGATGCTGCGCGGTTCCGGCATCAAGTGGGATCTACGTAAGGCGCAACCCTACGACGCGTACAATCTGGTCGAGTTCGACGTGCCGATCGGCACTAAAGGCGACTGCTACGATCGCTACCTATGCCGGGTGGAGGAGATGCGCCAGTCGCTTCGTATCATCAACCAGTGCCTGAATCAGATGCCGGCCGGGGAAATCAAGACGGACGACGCAAAACTGACGCCACCCTCGCGTGCCGAGATGAAAACCTCCATGGAAGCGCTTATTCATCACTTCAAACTGTTCACGCAAGGATATCAGGTTCCACCGGGTGCTACCTACACCGCGATCGAGGCGCCCAAGGGAGAGTTCGGCGTCTACCTGGTGTCGGATGGCTCAAGCCGACCGTACCGGTGCAAGATCAAGGCACCAGGTTTCGCCCACTTGGCCGCGCTCGATAAAATCGGTCGCCATCACATGCTAGCCGATGTGGTCGCCATAATCGGCACGCTGGACGTTGTGTTTGGTGAGATCGACCGTTAA
- the LOC131291240 gene encoding thioredoxin-like protein 4A, translated as MSYMLAHLHNGWQVDQAILSEEDRVVVIRFGHDWDPTCMKMDEVLYNIAEKVKNFAVIYLVDITKVPDFNKMYELYDPCTVMFFFRNKHIMIDLGTGNNNKINWPLEDKQEMIDIVETVYRGARKGRGLVVSPKDYSTKYRY; from the exons ATGTCGTATATGTTAGCACATTTACACAATGGATGGCAGGTGGACCAGGCAATACTCTCCGAGGAGGACCGAGTTGTG GTCATCCGTTTCGGGCACGATTGGGACCCGACCTGCATGAAGATGGACGAGGTGCTGTACAACATTGCGGAGAAGGTAAAAAACTTTGCCGTCATCTATCTGGTGGACATTACGAAGGTTCCGGATTTCAACAAGATGTACGAATTGTACGACCCCTGCACGGTGATGTTCTTCTTCCGCAATAAACACATCATGATCGATTTGGGGACgggtaacaacaacaaaatcaacTGGCCTCTCGAGGACAAACAGGAGATGATCGATATCGTCGAGACGGTGTACCGTGGGGCGAGAAAGGGTCGAGGTTTAGTGGTATCACCGAAAGATTACTCCACGAAGTACCGATACTAG